In a genomic window of Deltaproteobacteria bacterium:
- a CDS encoding methylmalonyl-CoA carboxyltransferase, with amino-acid sequence MSLQEKLHELERRNQEVLQAGGKDRIAKQHEAGKLTARERIAELLDPDSFVETDRFVTHRATEFGIDKQKIPGDGVVTGYGRIDGRLIFVFAQDFTVFGGSLGEAYAQKICKIMDHAMKVGAPVIGLNDSGGARIQEGVRSLAGYADIFQRNVMASGVIPQISAVLGPCAGGAVYSPAMTDFVLMVDKTSHMFITGPDVIRAVTHEEVSKEDLGGGRTHNEKSGVAQFLAEDDRDCLRQVRRLLGYLPSNNLEDPPVAETEDRSDRSEPQLDEWIPENPNKPYDMKRLIQWVVDQNSFFEVQPHWAKNMVVGFAHMNGRSIGIVANQPAHLAGCLDINASIKGARFVRFCDAFNIPIITFVDVPGFLPGTDQEFGGIIRHGAKLLYAFCEATVPKVTIITRKAYGGAYDVMSSKHVRGDVNLAYPTAEIAVMGPEGAVNIIFRNQLISSKEAPKEKERLVSEYRQTFANPYKAAELGYIDDVIMPHETRPRIIDALEMLKNKRSKNPPKKHGNIPL; translated from the coding sequence ATGTCACTACAAGAAAAACTTCACGAGCTGGAACGGCGGAATCAGGAGGTGCTTCAGGCGGGTGGAAAGGACCGGATCGCCAAACAGCACGAGGCTGGCAAGCTGACGGCCCGTGAGAGAATTGCGGAACTTCTTGACCCCGACAGTTTTGTCGAGACGGATCGCTTTGTGACCCACCGTGCAACTGAGTTTGGCATTGATAAACAGAAGATCCCGGGAGATGGCGTAGTGACTGGCTATGGTCGGATTGACGGGCGTCTCATTTTTGTTTTTGCTCAGGATTTCACCGTCTTCGGGGGATCGCTCGGGGAGGCGTACGCCCAGAAGATCTGCAAGATCATGGATCATGCGATGAAGGTTGGGGCGCCGGTGATCGGCCTGAACGACTCGGGGGGGGCGAGGATTCAGGAGGGGGTGAGGAGCCTTGCCGGTTATGCCGATATTTTTCAGAGGAATGTCATGGCGTCCGGCGTCATCCCGCAGATTTCAGCAGTTTTGGGGCCCTGCGCTGGAGGGGCGGTCTATTCGCCGGCGATGACCGATTTTGTTTTGATGGTTGATAAGACGAGTCATATGTTTATTACCGGTCCCGATGTGATTCGGGCCGTGACTCATGAGGAGGTTTCCAAGGAGGATTTGGGAGGAGGGCGGACGCATAACGAAAAGTCCGGTGTGGCGCAGTTTCTGGCGGAGGATGACCGGGATTGCCTCAGGCAGGTTCGCCGCCTCTTGGGTTACCTTCCCTCCAACAATCTTGAGGATCCTCCCGTTGCCGAGACAGAGGATCGATCCGATCGCAGCGAGCCCCAATTAGACGAGTGGATTCCTGAAAACCCGAACAAGCCGTATGATATGAAACGGCTCATCCAGTGGGTGGTGGACCAGAACTCCTTTTTTGAAGTCCAGCCCCACTGGGCAAAAAATATGGTTGTCGGTTTTGCCCATATGAACGGGCGGTCCATTGGAATTGTGGCGAATCAGCCGGCGCATCTGGCGGGATGTCTCGATATCAATGCCTCCATCAAAGGGGCCCGTTTTGTCCGTTTTTGCGATGCCTTTAATATCCCCATTATCACCTTTGTGGATGTGCCTGGGTTTCTTCCGGGGACCGATCAGGAATTTGGAGGGATTATCCGTCACGGCGCCAAACTTCTGTACGCCTTTTGCGAGGCGACCGTTCCCAAAGTGACCATTATTACACGAAAGGCGTATGGTGGGGCCTATGATGTCATGAGCTCCAAGCATGTGCGCGGTGATGTTAATCTGGCGTATCCGACCGCCGAAATTGCCGTTATGGGGCCGGAGGGGGCAGTTAACATTATCTTTAGGAATCAGCTTATCTCGTCAAAAGAGGCCCCGAAGGAGAAGGAGAGGCTTGTTTCGGAATACCGTCAAACCTTTGCCAACCCTTATAAGGCGGCGGAGTTGGGGTATATTGATGACGTCATCATGCCGCATGAGACACGTCCCCGTATTATCGATGCCCTTGAGATGCTCAAGAACAAACGATCCAAGAATCCCCCCAAAAAGCATGGGAATATCCCTTTGTAA
- the hisC gene encoding histidinol-phosphate transaminase: protein MFRPHLKKLKAYSLEKADYKAKLNQNESPYDLPEDLKEKILEELRKTSWNRYPSPWADPLCKKIAEKEGWDPEGVLASAGSNRLIHFLVQATSLKGRVLTISPSFSLYRAEASLVESKAIKFPLNPDDFSLPLEKFLRVFKRARPDITFLANPNAPTGNLFPQEDLLEIVKLGKRLGRIVVVDEAYYQFAKQTLKGSLKKYPNLVLLRTFSKAFSLGGVRLGILLANPKVVAEVKKVMPPFMINHFQQAVGSVVLESDSFVEEVVQRTLQERGRVRQRLQELPGVYPYPSDTNFILFKLPRSRQVFHHLLSNGILVRPMTFEGLPDCLRVTVGTAAENDLFLNTLAEAV from the coding sequence ATGTTCCGACCCCACCTTAAAAAACTAAAGGCGTATTCGCTCGAAAAGGCAGACTACAAGGCGAAGCTCAACCAGAATGAGTCGCCTTACGATCTGCCAGAAGATCTCAAAGAGAAGATCCTGGAAGAGTTAAGAAAAACGTCCTGGAACCGTTACCCCTCCCCCTGGGCCGATCCGCTTTGCAAAAAGATCGCTGAAAAGGAGGGATGGGATCCGGAGGGGGTACTCGCCAGCGCCGGGTCGAACCGTTTAATCCACTTTTTGGTCCAGGCAACCTCCTTGAAGGGGCGCGTTCTGACGATCTCGCCCAGCTTCTCTCTCTATCGTGCCGAGGCATCCCTGGTAGAAAGCAAGGCGATCAAATTTCCTCTCAATCCCGATGATTTTTCGCTCCCGCTTGAGAAATTTTTGCGGGTTTTCAAAAGAGCGAGACCGGACATCACCTTTCTGGCGAACCCGAATGCCCCGACGGGCAACCTGTTTCCACAGGAAGATCTTCTCGAGATCGTCAAACTGGGAAAGAGGCTGGGCAGAATTGTCGTGGTCGATGAGGCTTACTATCAATTTGCCAAGCAGACACTTAAGGGATCCCTCAAAAAATATCCAAATCTCGTCCTGCTTCGGACCTTCTCCAAGGCGTTTTCACTCGGAGGGGTTCGGCTTGGGATTCTTCTTGCTAACCCGAAGGTCGTTGCAGAGGTCAAAAAGGTAATGCCCCCGTTTATGATCAATCACTTTCAGCAGGCGGTCGGGTCGGTTGTCCTGGAAAGCGATTCATTCGTTGAAGAGGTTGTCCAGAGAACCCTTCAGGAGAGGGGAAGGGTCCGACAACGGTTGCAGGAACTCCCCGGCGTTTATCCCTACCCGAGTGATACAAACTTCATCCTCTTCAAGCTCCCTCGATCAAGACAGGTCTTCCATCACCTGTTGTCCAACGGCATTCTCGTTCGTCCCATGACCTTTGAGGGATTGCCCGACTGCCTCCGGGTCACTGTCGGCACTGCCGCTGAGAACGACCTTTTTCTGAATACATTAGCAGAGGCCGTCTAA